A region of the Rhizobium binae genome:
TCGGAACGGACAGGTCTCAGATGCTTGCCGTGAACGTGCTCGAATACTCGATCAAGCGTCATACTGACGCGAAGGTCGAGGTTTTCGGCATGCTAGATTTGCCAGTGCCCGCACCACTGGATCCGCGCAATGGTCAACGCACAGGTTTCTCCTTTTCGCGCTTCACCATTCCTGCGCTGAATGGATATAAGGGCAAGGCGATCTACATGGACGCGGACATGATCGTCATGAAAGACATACAAGGACTGTGGAACATTCCCTTTGATGGCGCCAAGATCATTGTCCAGCAAGAGGTCAAGCACACCGAAGTGACGACTGCGAAGGAAGGTGCTCCCGCCGCGCGCAAGAAGCAGTGCGCAGTGATGCTGATCGACTGCGCCGCTTGCGACTGGAAGGTCGAAGAAATTGTCCTCGGGATGGATGAGCGTAAATACGATTACGATCAACTGATGAGCGAGTTCTGCATATTAGAAGAAAGTGAGGTCAAGTACGGCGTTCCGTTTGAATGGAACTCGCTTGAGCATTGGGATGCAAACACCTGCCTGCTGCACTACACCGATGTATATACCCAGCCGTGGACCTACAGTGGCCATCCGCTGGGATACATCTGGTTTAACGAAGTGAATCGCATGATAGCCGAGGGGCGGTTGGCTATGAGCCAGATCAAGAAAGAGGTCGATATGAGCTATTTCCGACCCTCTTTGATCGCTGACCTCAAATATCTTAATAAGATTCCGGCTTTTGCGCGCAAGCTCTGGTACAGTTATCACAAGGCCAATGATAAGCGCCTAGGATATGTTGCGCACAAGGACGTATACGAGGCCAAGCGTCTCCGTACCAAGGCAATCAAAGAGTACGAGGCCAAACTGGCCGCCGAAAAGGCGGCGTAATTTCGCACCCTCTGTTCCCGCGATGATGCTCAAGGAGTTTCTGGGAAGTGAAGCAGAACACTGTATTGGTCACCGGTGGCATGGGATTCATCGGGCGGCGGCTCATTGCACGTCTGGCGCAACGGACGGACGTCACGTCCGTGGTCGCGCTTGATAACTTTCATCCCCAGGTCCACGGCGAAACACCGGATAAGTCTCTCGACGGTGCGGTCGTTGAAGAAGGATCGGTTTCAGACAGGGTTTTTTTTGAGGGCGTTCTTGAAAGACATGATCCCGACGTGATCTTTCACCTTGCGGCAGAAACTGGGACGGGGCAGAGCTACCACGAAATTTCGAGATATTGTAATACAAATATCAATGGAACCGCCCATCTGATCGAGGGCTTGCGTAAGCTCCCCGACAAGGCGCGACGGCTCGTTCTGGCGTCGTCCAGGGCTGTTTATGGCGAGGGCGCCTACAGATCGAGCACGGGCGAAATTTTCACTCCGAAGCCACGTCCGAGCGAGACTATGGCCAAAGGAGTTTTTGACCTCTATGACAGCTTCGGCGCACCGGCTACTCCCGTTGCGACTCCTGAAGGCATAACACTGCGTCCATCGAGCATCTATGCTTCCACGAAGCTGATGCAGGAATACATCTGTGTTCAAGGCCTTGACAACACGTCAATTCAACCGGTGATCCTGAGATTCCAAAATGTTTACGGACCCGGCCAGAGCAGTAGAAATCCCTATACTGGCGTGCTTTCCATCTTCGGCCAGCAGATTTTGGATGGAAAGGTCCTGAATATCTATGAGGATGGCGAGATCGTGCGCGATTTCGTTTATATCGACGACATCGTAGAGGCACTGATGCTAGCTGCCGTCTCCGGAAACGTCGATGACGAGCCAATAAATGTCGGAAGCGGTGTCAGCACCACGATTCGTTATGCAGCTGAGTGTCTGCTCTGCGAACTGGGCGCCACCAAGAAAAACCTGCGCATTTCTGGTGATTTCCGGCCAGGTGATATCCGCTTTGCGCTTGCTGATAATGGCCGGGCCCGAACACTGTTAGGGTACGAGCCGAAAGTGAACCTGGAAACGGGTATTGCTCAACTTGCTCGCCACATAAAATCAGAACGCAGCCAAAGGTAGACCGGCCAAATGGCGAACTTGGACCCAATCCAAATATTTATAGGAACCGATGAATACCAGATGATTGGCGCGAAGATACTGGCTCACAGTATCATCTCGCGGACAAGCGCTCCGGTAAACATCCACTATCTTAGCGACTATGCCGCTCCATCGCCTCAAGATCCGGCGCTTAAGTCCAAGACGGGTTTCAGTTTCACCCGTTTTATGATTCCGCGGA
Encoded here:
- a CDS encoding glycosyltransferase: MPTFITEINDLATRNLDDDTIRVFVGTDRSQMLAVNVLEYSIKRHTDAKVEVFGMLDLPVPAPLDPRNGQRTGFSFSRFTIPALNGYKGKAIYMDADMIVMKDIQGLWNIPFDGAKIIVQQEVKHTEVTTAKEGAPAARKKQCAVMLIDCAACDWKVEEIVLGMDERKYDYDQLMSEFCILEESEVKYGVPFEWNSLEHWDANTCLLHYTDVYTQPWTYSGHPLGYIWFNEVNRMIAEGRLAMSQIKKEVDMSYFRPSLIADLKYLNKIPAFARKLWYSYHKANDKRLGYVAHKDVYEAKRLRTKAIKEYEAKLAAEKAA
- a CDS encoding NAD-dependent epimerase/dehydratase family protein, translating into MKQNTVLVTGGMGFIGRRLIARLAQRTDVTSVVALDNFHPQVHGETPDKSLDGAVVEEGSVSDRVFFEGVLERHDPDVIFHLAAETGTGQSYHEISRYCNTNINGTAHLIEGLRKLPDKARRLVLASSRAVYGEGAYRSSTGEIFTPKPRPSETMAKGVFDLYDSFGAPATPVATPEGITLRPSSIYASTKLMQEYICVQGLDNTSIQPVILRFQNVYGPGQSSRNPYTGVLSIFGQQILDGKVLNIYEDGEIVRDFVYIDDIVEALMLAAVSGNVDDEPINVGSGVSTTIRYAAECLLCELGATKKNLRISGDFRPGDIRFALADNGRARTLLGYEPKVNLETGIAQLARHIKSERSQR